One window of Athalia rosae chromosome 4, iyAthRosa1.1, whole genome shotgun sequence genomic DNA carries:
- the LOC105688751 gene encoding glutamyl-tRNA(Gln) amidotransferase subunit A, mitochondrial, with product MNKILSTSIIQVSQKLNAGELRPSELCKAAVKLATASKPLNAYISVTGTSAEAQSLESDTRYNENRALGCLDGIPIAVKDNFCTSGTPTTCASLMLANFVPEYDATAYSRLKNSGAVLIGKTNLDQFAMGSGTIDSYFGPTKNLWKSTFMDNHYYVPENTSNTKETSNLQTDNWHIAGGSSGGSAIAVATGTCYAALGSDTGGSTRNPASYCGLVGLKPTYGLVSRHGLIPLVNSMDVPGIITRRIDDAVLILNAVAGPDVLDSTTIKKDFSPIELEDSPNIKGLRIGIPHEYKHLGLDKEVEKYWADVATLLGEAGAEIVPMSMPYTEHSIACYAVLNQCEVASNMARYDGIEFGLRVDQDLSTEQLFAETRCKGLSEVVRSRILTGNYFLLAKNYDDYFVRAMKVRRLIYQDFQNAWNSGIDLLLTPTTLSGAPKYHDFISVDNQTQCSVQDVCTQSANMAGVPAVTFPVGFSKDGLPLSLQLMAPMLHEKQMLSVAKWIEQTVQFPEIALKDERLLE from the coding sequence ATGAACAAAATACTGTCAACATCAATAATACAAGTAAGTCAAAAGTTGAATGCAGGTGAGTTAAGGCCATCAGAACTTTGTAAAGCTGCTGTGAAGCTGGCAACTGCATCCAAACCATTGAACGCCTACATTTCTGTGACTGGTACATCGGCAGAAGCACAGAGCCTTGAGTCTGACACGAGATACAATGAAAACAGAGCCTTGGGATGCCTCGATGGAATACCGATAGCAGTTAAAGATAACTTTTGCACAAGTGGGACTCCTACAACCTGCGCGTCTTTGATGCTAGCTAACTTTGTCCCAGAATATGACGCGACAGCTTATAGCAGGCTAAAGAATTCTGGAGCAGTTTTGATTGGTAAAACAAATCTAGACCAATTTGCAATGGGTTCAGGAACAATTGACTCCTATTTTGGACCCACAAAAAATTTGTGGAAATCCACATTCATGGACAATCACTATTATGTTCCTGAAAATACATCTAACACAAAAGAAACCAGCAACCTGCAAACAGACAATTGGCACATAGCTGGTGGTAGTAGCGGAGGTTCAGCTATCGCTGTAGCCACAGGCACTTGCTACGCTGCTCTAGGATCAGATACAGGTGGCTCCACGCGAAATCCGGCATCTTACTGTGGTTTGGTTGGTCTGAAGCCAACTTACGGGCTAGTTTCCAGACATGGTTTGATCCCTTTGGTCAACTCTATGGATGTGCCAGGGATAATCACTCGACGGATAGATGATGCTGTATTAATTCTGAATGCTGTTGCTGGACCCGATGTGCTTGATTCTacgacaataaaaaaagactTCAGTCCAATTGAGCTTGAAGACTCACCCAACATTAAAGGTCTCAGAATAGGCATCCCTCATGAGTACAAACACTTGGGACTGGACAAagaggttgaaaaatattgggCAGACGTTGCCACGCTATTAGGAGAAGCAGGGGCTGAGATAGTCCCTATGTCTATGCCTTACACCGAACATTCTATAGCCTGCTACGCAGTTCTGAATCAGTGTGAAGTAGCAAGTAACATGGCTCGTTATGATGGGATAGAATTTGGCTTAAGAGTTGACCAGGATTTGTCAACAGAGCAGCTATTTGCAGAAACAAGGTGCAAGGGTTTGAGCGAAGTAGTGAGAAGTAGGATTTTGactggaaattattttttactagCCAAAAATTACGACGATTACTTTGTCAGGGCTATGAAAGTGCGTAGACTCATTTaccaagattttcaaaatgcatGGAATTCTGGCATTGATTTACTGCTCACTCCCACCACGCTTTCTGGTGCTCCAAAATATCATGATTTTATATCTGTGGATAACCAGACACAGTGCTCTGTTCAAGACGTCTGTACTCAGTCTGCCAATATGGCAGGTGTTCCTGCAGTTACTTTTCCTGTAGGATTTTCGAAAGACGGGCTGCCTCTGTCTTTGCAACTAATGGCACCGATGCTTCATGAAAAACAGATGCTCTCTGTTGCAAAATGGATTGAACAGACCGTACAGTTTCCAGAAATTGCATTAAAAGATGAAAGGCtattagaataa
- the LOC105688784 gene encoding NCK-interacting protein with SH3 domain isoform X2, producing MMGDNYISLENYEMLKALYDFKATYAKTLSFRENEHFILHQTNTKQRNWWQVVNSMGQLGYIPSNYVTTVKVQPQFLTDYLDECIQKLQSESMNLGSAFPAEREDLLLRLQEKKRQAELSKKVKKQAPMPPDFSTSTLTKDATNQIIRDNSDDGVRSAPSNTSYTTAQTTLHHNTDQVEAQLIAQCRRMTVNDQRRQLPRQSLSDTGHGSHLEPVQTKKSDSQNEINNLGNSSLLKTSSSTSCEINSKAAYQLLDQVRRNTQLSHEMSKVAVAVVVSGLQELLPASLSHYFAAVLNQLQVPLTASKMSIEETHDANRLKVIFTELTSCKEDSQQRSWMLYEDEPVIVEYIKELTSILTNADANVSRHVLRSDQYNGVTTLIQYYQMEPRWTIRQLLLQSFGVMCSLDAVILTIMLNSILPMELASDMRTYPRNVPRLNYSSLLLTMIFSMGEPMPVTHLEQLGTDFIAFLLDLIENPPDTDMDDQIPELFLNLVLSYNLQFTTSENMVLNALKQRTVAKTFTEKILLLLNREGEICRARLKFMLAIIWPFTVNDVSFNLLILIEDPVRIFDHQPAPPHSVLKLFVDLFSNSTTASLFYTNDIKVLIDIIVRQLFDISPGVKKRRQYLELCRRVLRTESYNEHRHRCDDVLKSFTRIFCEELPESRADQKLVREISNEFPHLFKM from the exons ATGATGGGTGATAATTACATCAGCCTAG AAAATTATGAGATGCTCAAAGCTTTGTATGATTTCAAAGCAACATATGCTAAAACATTAAGCTTTCGAGAGAACGAACACTTTATATTACACCAAACGAATACAAAACAACGAAATTGGTGGCAGGTGGTAAACAGCATGGGGCAACTTGGATACATACCATCTAACTATGTCACCACAGTCAAG GTCCAGCCTCAATTCTTGACTGATTACCTTGATGAATGCATACAGAAACTACAGTCTGAAAGCATGAACCTTGGTAGTGCTTTTCCAGCAGAAAGAGAAGATCTGTTGTTAAGgcttcaagaaaaaaaaagacaagcaGAACTTagtaaaaaagtgaaaaagcaAGCACCAATGCCCCCAGATTTCTCTACTTCCACATTAACCAAAGATGCGACCAATCAAATAATACGCGATAACTCAGATGATGGTGTCAGATCTGCTCCTAGTAATACATCGTATACCACTGCTCAGACAACACTTCATCACAATACTGATCAAGTGGAAGCACAACTTATTGCACAATGCCGGAGAATGACTGTTAATGATCAGCGTAGGCAGCTTCCAAGGCAATCTCTTTCTGATACAGGACATGGTAGTCATTTAGAACCAgttcaaacaaaaaagagtGATTCTCAGAACGAAATCAATAATTTAGGGAACTCATCCCTATTAAAAACTAGTTCTTCCACTTCatgtgaaataaattcaaaggcTGCGTATCAGCTACTTGATCAAGTTAGACGAAACACCCAACTTAGtcatgaaatgtcaaaggttgCCGTGGCTGTGGTTGTTTCCGGTCTTCAAGAACTTTTACCAGCTAGTTTAAGCCACTATTTTGCTGCAGTATTGAATCAGCTACAAGTACCCTTGACTGCATCAAAAATGAGCATAGAAGAAACGCATGATGCTAATAGACTCAAAGTAATTTTTACAGAGCTTACTTCTTGCAAAGAAGATTCGCAACAGAGAAGTTGGATGCTATACGAAGACGAACCTGTTATTGTTGAGTACATCAAAGAACTAACATCAATTTTG ACGAATGCAGATGCAAACGTTTCCCGCCATGTATTGAGATCAGACCAGTATAATGGTGTAACAACACTCATACAATATTATCAAATGGAACCAAGATGGACAATTAGGCAGCTACTGCTACAATCTTTTGGAGTTATGTGTAGCCTTGATGCTGTCATACTAACAATAATGCTGAATAGCATTTTGCCTATGGAGTTGGCAAG tgACATGAGAACATATCCAAGGAATGTGCCCAGGCTAAATTATTCCTCACTACTTCTCACTATGATTTTCTCAATGGGTGAACCAATGCCTGTCACCCATCTAG AACAACTTGGAACAGATTTTATTGCTTTCCTTTTGGACTTAATAGAAAATCCACCAGATACAGATATGGACGATCAAATACCAGAATTATTTCTGAATCTCGTTCTTTCGTATAACTTACAGTTTACAACTTCAGAAAATATGGTACTAAATGCATTAAAACAGCGAACTGTAGCCAAAACATTcacagagaaaattttattgcttctCAATAGAGAAGGTGAGATTTGCAGAGCTCGTTTAAAATTCATGTTGGCAATTATATGGCCATTCACTGTCAATGATGTGTCATTTAATCTTCTTATTCTAATAGAGGATCCAGTAAGAATATTTGATCACCAGCCAGCTCCACCACATTCTGTGCTGAAGCTGTTTGTTGACCTATTCAGTAACAGCACAACTGCAAGTTTATTTTATACTAATGATATCAAAGTTTTGATTGATATTATTGTAAGACAGTTGTTTGATATTTCACCCGGAGTCAAG AAACGTAGACAATATTTAGAGCTCTGTCGAAGAGTATTGAGAACTGAAAGCTACAACGAACATCGGCATAGATGCGATGATGTGTTGAAAAGCTTCACAAG GATATTTTGCGAGGAATTACCGGAGAGTAGAGCAGATCAAAAATTAGTACGTGAAATCAGCAACGAATTTCCACATCTATTCAAGATGTGA
- the LOC105688784 gene encoding NCK-interacting protein with SH3 domain isoform X1 → MMGDNYISLENYEMLKALYDFKATYAKTLSFRENEHFILHQTNTKQRNWWQVVNSMGQLGYIPSNYVTTVKVQPQFLTDYLDECIQKLQSESMNLGSAFPAEREDLLLRLQEKKRQAELSKKVKKQAPMPPDFSTSTLTKDATNQIIRDNSDDGVRSAPSNTSYTTAQTTLHHNTDQVEAQLIAQCRRMTVNDQRRQLPRQSLSDTGHGSHLEPVQTKKSDSQNEINNLGNSSLLKTSSSTSCEINSKAAYQLLDQVRRNTQLSHEMSKVAVAVVVSGLQELLPASLSHYFAAVLNQLQVPLTASKMSIEETHDANRLKVIFTELTSCKEDSQQRSWMLYEDEPVIVEYIKELTSILTNADANVSRHVLRSDQYNGVTTLIQYYQMEPRWTIRQLLLQSFGVMCSLDAVILTIMLNSILPMELASDMRTYPRNVPRLNYSSLLLTMIFSMGEPMPVTHLGEMNNLDSSIENSRHALKYQPHYHLLVITEQLGTDFIAFLLDLIENPPDTDMDDQIPELFLNLVLSYNLQFTTSENMVLNALKQRTVAKTFTEKILLLLNREGEICRARLKFMLAIIWPFTVNDVSFNLLILIEDPVRIFDHQPAPPHSVLKLFVDLFSNSTTASLFYTNDIKVLIDIIVRQLFDISPGVKKRRQYLELCRRVLRTESYNEHRHRCDDVLKSFTRIFCEELPESRADQKLVREISNEFPHLFKM, encoded by the exons ATGATGGGTGATAATTACATCAGCCTAG AAAATTATGAGATGCTCAAAGCTTTGTATGATTTCAAAGCAACATATGCTAAAACATTAAGCTTTCGAGAGAACGAACACTTTATATTACACCAAACGAATACAAAACAACGAAATTGGTGGCAGGTGGTAAACAGCATGGGGCAACTTGGATACATACCATCTAACTATGTCACCACAGTCAAG GTCCAGCCTCAATTCTTGACTGATTACCTTGATGAATGCATACAGAAACTACAGTCTGAAAGCATGAACCTTGGTAGTGCTTTTCCAGCAGAAAGAGAAGATCTGTTGTTAAGgcttcaagaaaaaaaaagacaagcaGAACTTagtaaaaaagtgaaaaagcaAGCACCAATGCCCCCAGATTTCTCTACTTCCACATTAACCAAAGATGCGACCAATCAAATAATACGCGATAACTCAGATGATGGTGTCAGATCTGCTCCTAGTAATACATCGTATACCACTGCTCAGACAACACTTCATCACAATACTGATCAAGTGGAAGCACAACTTATTGCACAATGCCGGAGAATGACTGTTAATGATCAGCGTAGGCAGCTTCCAAGGCAATCTCTTTCTGATACAGGACATGGTAGTCATTTAGAACCAgttcaaacaaaaaagagtGATTCTCAGAACGAAATCAATAATTTAGGGAACTCATCCCTATTAAAAACTAGTTCTTCCACTTCatgtgaaataaattcaaaggcTGCGTATCAGCTACTTGATCAAGTTAGACGAAACACCCAACTTAGtcatgaaatgtcaaaggttgCCGTGGCTGTGGTTGTTTCCGGTCTTCAAGAACTTTTACCAGCTAGTTTAAGCCACTATTTTGCTGCAGTATTGAATCAGCTACAAGTACCCTTGACTGCATCAAAAATGAGCATAGAAGAAACGCATGATGCTAATAGACTCAAAGTAATTTTTACAGAGCTTACTTCTTGCAAAGAAGATTCGCAACAGAGAAGTTGGATGCTATACGAAGACGAACCTGTTATTGTTGAGTACATCAAAGAACTAACATCAATTTTG ACGAATGCAGATGCAAACGTTTCCCGCCATGTATTGAGATCAGACCAGTATAATGGTGTAACAACACTCATACAATATTATCAAATGGAACCAAGATGGACAATTAGGCAGCTACTGCTACAATCTTTTGGAGTTATGTGTAGCCTTGATGCTGTCATACTAACAATAATGCTGAATAGCATTTTGCCTATGGAGTTGGCAAG tgACATGAGAACATATCCAAGGAATGTGCCCAGGCTAAATTATTCCTCACTACTTCTCACTATGATTTTCTCAATGGGTGAACCAATGCCTGTCACCCATCTAGGTGAGATGAATAATTTGGATTcatcaattgaaaattcaaggCATGCTTTGAAATATCAACCTCACTATCATTTGCTTGTGATTACAGAACAACTTGGAACAGATTTTATTGCTTTCCTTTTGGACTTAATAGAAAATCCACCAGATACAGATATGGACGATCAAATACCAGAATTATTTCTGAATCTCGTTCTTTCGTATAACTTACAGTTTACAACTTCAGAAAATATGGTACTAAATGCATTAAAACAGCGAACTGTAGCCAAAACATTcacagagaaaattttattgcttctCAATAGAGAAGGTGAGATTTGCAGAGCTCGTTTAAAATTCATGTTGGCAATTATATGGCCATTCACTGTCAATGATGTGTCATTTAATCTTCTTATTCTAATAGAGGATCCAGTAAGAATATTTGATCACCAGCCAGCTCCACCACATTCTGTGCTGAAGCTGTTTGTTGACCTATTCAGTAACAGCACAACTGCAAGTTTATTTTATACTAATGATATCAAAGTTTTGATTGATATTATTGTAAGACAGTTGTTTGATATTTCACCCGGAGTCAAG AAACGTAGACAATATTTAGAGCTCTGTCGAAGAGTATTGAGAACTGAAAGCTACAACGAACATCGGCATAGATGCGATGATGTGTTGAAAAGCTTCACAAG GATATTTTGCGAGGAATTACCGGAGAGTAGAGCAGATCAAAAATTAGTACGTGAAATCAGCAACGAATTTCCACATCTATTCAAGATGTGA
- the LOC105688784 gene encoding NCK-interacting protein with SH3 domain isoform X3 has product MMGDNYISLENYEMLKALYDFKATYAKTLSFRENEHFILHQTNTKQRNWWQVVNSMGQLGYIPSNYVTTVKVQPQFLTDYLDECIQKLQSESMNLGSAFPAEREDLLLRLQEKKRQAELSKKVKKQAPMPPDFSTSTLTKDATNQIIRDNSDDGVRSAPSNTSYTTAQTTLHHNTDQVEAQLIAQCRRMTVNDQRRQLPRQSLSDTGHGSHLEPVQTKKSDSQNEINNLGNSSLLKTSSSTSCEINSKAAYQLLDQVRRNTQLSHEMSKVAVAVVVSGLQELLPASLSHYFAAVLNQLQVPLTASKMSIEETHDANRLKVIFTELTSCKEDSQQRSWMLYEDEPVIVEYIKELTSILTNADANVSRHVLRSDQYNGVTTLIQYYQMEPRWTIRQLLLQSFGVMCSLDAVILTIMLNSILPMELASDMRTYPRNVPRLNYSSLLLTMIFSMGEPMPVTHLGEMNNLDSSIENSRHALKYQPHYHLLVITEQLGTDFIAFLLDLIENPPDTDMDDQIPELFLNLVLSYNLQFTTSENMVLNALKQRTVAKTFTEKILLLLNREEDPVRIFDHQPAPPHSVLKLFVDLFSNSTTASLFYTNDIKVLIDIIVRQLFDISPGVKKRRQYLELCRRVLRTESYNEHRHRCDDVLKSFTRIFCEELPESRADQKLVREISNEFPHLFKM; this is encoded by the exons ATGATGGGTGATAATTACATCAGCCTAG AAAATTATGAGATGCTCAAAGCTTTGTATGATTTCAAAGCAACATATGCTAAAACATTAAGCTTTCGAGAGAACGAACACTTTATATTACACCAAACGAATACAAAACAACGAAATTGGTGGCAGGTGGTAAACAGCATGGGGCAACTTGGATACATACCATCTAACTATGTCACCACAGTCAAG GTCCAGCCTCAATTCTTGACTGATTACCTTGATGAATGCATACAGAAACTACAGTCTGAAAGCATGAACCTTGGTAGTGCTTTTCCAGCAGAAAGAGAAGATCTGTTGTTAAGgcttcaagaaaaaaaaagacaagcaGAACTTagtaaaaaagtgaaaaagcaAGCACCAATGCCCCCAGATTTCTCTACTTCCACATTAACCAAAGATGCGACCAATCAAATAATACGCGATAACTCAGATGATGGTGTCAGATCTGCTCCTAGTAATACATCGTATACCACTGCTCAGACAACACTTCATCACAATACTGATCAAGTGGAAGCACAACTTATTGCACAATGCCGGAGAATGACTGTTAATGATCAGCGTAGGCAGCTTCCAAGGCAATCTCTTTCTGATACAGGACATGGTAGTCATTTAGAACCAgttcaaacaaaaaagagtGATTCTCAGAACGAAATCAATAATTTAGGGAACTCATCCCTATTAAAAACTAGTTCTTCCACTTCatgtgaaataaattcaaaggcTGCGTATCAGCTACTTGATCAAGTTAGACGAAACACCCAACTTAGtcatgaaatgtcaaaggttgCCGTGGCTGTGGTTGTTTCCGGTCTTCAAGAACTTTTACCAGCTAGTTTAAGCCACTATTTTGCTGCAGTATTGAATCAGCTACAAGTACCCTTGACTGCATCAAAAATGAGCATAGAAGAAACGCATGATGCTAATAGACTCAAAGTAATTTTTACAGAGCTTACTTCTTGCAAAGAAGATTCGCAACAGAGAAGTTGGATGCTATACGAAGACGAACCTGTTATTGTTGAGTACATCAAAGAACTAACATCAATTTTG ACGAATGCAGATGCAAACGTTTCCCGCCATGTATTGAGATCAGACCAGTATAATGGTGTAACAACACTCATACAATATTATCAAATGGAACCAAGATGGACAATTAGGCAGCTACTGCTACAATCTTTTGGAGTTATGTGTAGCCTTGATGCTGTCATACTAACAATAATGCTGAATAGCATTTTGCCTATGGAGTTGGCAAG tgACATGAGAACATATCCAAGGAATGTGCCCAGGCTAAATTATTCCTCACTACTTCTCACTATGATTTTCTCAATGGGTGAACCAATGCCTGTCACCCATCTAGGTGAGATGAATAATTTGGATTcatcaattgaaaattcaaggCATGCTTTGAAATATCAACCTCACTATCATTTGCTTGTGATTACAGAACAACTTGGAACAGATTTTATTGCTTTCCTTTTGGACTTAATAGAAAATCCACCAGATACAGATATGGACGATCAAATACCAGAATTATTTCTGAATCTCGTTCTTTCGTATAACTTACAGTTTACAACTTCAGAAAATATGGTACTAAATGCATTAAAACAGCGAACTGTAGCCAAAACATTcacagagaaaattttattgcttctCAATAGAGAAG AGGATCCAGTAAGAATATTTGATCACCAGCCAGCTCCACCACATTCTGTGCTGAAGCTGTTTGTTGACCTATTCAGTAACAGCACAACTGCAAGTTTATTTTATACTAATGATATCAAAGTTTTGATTGATATTATTGTAAGACAGTTGTTTGATATTTCACCCGGAGTCAAG AAACGTAGACAATATTTAGAGCTCTGTCGAAGAGTATTGAGAACTGAAAGCTACAACGAACATCGGCATAGATGCGATGATGTGTTGAAAAGCTTCACAAG GATATTTTGCGAGGAATTACCGGAGAGTAGAGCAGATCAAAAATTAGTACGTGAAATCAGCAACGAATTTCCACATCTATTCAAGATGTGA
- the LOC105688784 gene encoding NCK-interacting protein with SH3 domain isoform X4 has translation MMGDNYISLENYEMLKALYDFKATYAKTLSFRENEHFILHQTNTKQRNWWQVVNSMGQLGYIPSNYVTTVKVQPQFLTDYLDECIQKLQSESMNLGSAFPAEREDLLLRLQEKKRQAELSKKVKKQAPMPPDFSTSTLTKDATNQIIRDNSDDGVRSAPSNTSYTTAQTTLHHNTDQVEAQLIAQCRRMTVNDQRRQLPRQSLSDTGHGSHLEPVQTKKSDSQNEINNLGNSSLLKTSSSTSCEINSKAAYQLLDQVRRNTQLSHEMSKVAVAVVVSGLQELLPASLSHYFAAVLNQLQVPLTASKMSIEETHDANRLKVIFTELTSCKEDSQQRSWMLYEDEPVIVEYIKELTSILTNADANVSRHVLRSDQYNGVTTLIQYYQMEPRWTIRQLLLQSFGVMCSLDAVILTIMLNSILPMELASDMRTYPRNVPRLNYSSLLLTMIFSMGEPMPVTHLEQLGTDFIAFLLDLIENPPDTDMDDQIPELFLNLVLSYNLQFTTSENMVLNALKQRTVAKTFTEKILLLLNREEDPVRIFDHQPAPPHSVLKLFVDLFSNSTTASLFYTNDIKVLIDIIVRQLFDISPGVKKRRQYLELCRRVLRTESYNEHRHRCDDVLKSFTRIFCEELPESRADQKLVREISNEFPHLFKM, from the exons ATGATGGGTGATAATTACATCAGCCTAG AAAATTATGAGATGCTCAAAGCTTTGTATGATTTCAAAGCAACATATGCTAAAACATTAAGCTTTCGAGAGAACGAACACTTTATATTACACCAAACGAATACAAAACAACGAAATTGGTGGCAGGTGGTAAACAGCATGGGGCAACTTGGATACATACCATCTAACTATGTCACCACAGTCAAG GTCCAGCCTCAATTCTTGACTGATTACCTTGATGAATGCATACAGAAACTACAGTCTGAAAGCATGAACCTTGGTAGTGCTTTTCCAGCAGAAAGAGAAGATCTGTTGTTAAGgcttcaagaaaaaaaaagacaagcaGAACTTagtaaaaaagtgaaaaagcaAGCACCAATGCCCCCAGATTTCTCTACTTCCACATTAACCAAAGATGCGACCAATCAAATAATACGCGATAACTCAGATGATGGTGTCAGATCTGCTCCTAGTAATACATCGTATACCACTGCTCAGACAACACTTCATCACAATACTGATCAAGTGGAAGCACAACTTATTGCACAATGCCGGAGAATGACTGTTAATGATCAGCGTAGGCAGCTTCCAAGGCAATCTCTTTCTGATACAGGACATGGTAGTCATTTAGAACCAgttcaaacaaaaaagagtGATTCTCAGAACGAAATCAATAATTTAGGGAACTCATCCCTATTAAAAACTAGTTCTTCCACTTCatgtgaaataaattcaaaggcTGCGTATCAGCTACTTGATCAAGTTAGACGAAACACCCAACTTAGtcatgaaatgtcaaaggttgCCGTGGCTGTGGTTGTTTCCGGTCTTCAAGAACTTTTACCAGCTAGTTTAAGCCACTATTTTGCTGCAGTATTGAATCAGCTACAAGTACCCTTGACTGCATCAAAAATGAGCATAGAAGAAACGCATGATGCTAATAGACTCAAAGTAATTTTTACAGAGCTTACTTCTTGCAAAGAAGATTCGCAACAGAGAAGTTGGATGCTATACGAAGACGAACCTGTTATTGTTGAGTACATCAAAGAACTAACATCAATTTTG ACGAATGCAGATGCAAACGTTTCCCGCCATGTATTGAGATCAGACCAGTATAATGGTGTAACAACACTCATACAATATTATCAAATGGAACCAAGATGGACAATTAGGCAGCTACTGCTACAATCTTTTGGAGTTATGTGTAGCCTTGATGCTGTCATACTAACAATAATGCTGAATAGCATTTTGCCTATGGAGTTGGCAAG tgACATGAGAACATATCCAAGGAATGTGCCCAGGCTAAATTATTCCTCACTACTTCTCACTATGATTTTCTCAATGGGTGAACCAATGCCTGTCACCCATCTAG AACAACTTGGAACAGATTTTATTGCTTTCCTTTTGGACTTAATAGAAAATCCACCAGATACAGATATGGACGATCAAATACCAGAATTATTTCTGAATCTCGTTCTTTCGTATAACTTACAGTTTACAACTTCAGAAAATATGGTACTAAATGCATTAAAACAGCGAACTGTAGCCAAAACATTcacagagaaaattttattgcttctCAATAGAGAAG AGGATCCAGTAAGAATATTTGATCACCAGCCAGCTCCACCACATTCTGTGCTGAAGCTGTTTGTTGACCTATTCAGTAACAGCACAACTGCAAGTTTATTTTATACTAATGATATCAAAGTTTTGATTGATATTATTGTAAGACAGTTGTTTGATATTTCACCCGGAGTCAAG AAACGTAGACAATATTTAGAGCTCTGTCGAAGAGTATTGAGAACTGAAAGCTACAACGAACATCGGCATAGATGCGATGATGTGTTGAAAAGCTTCACAAG GATATTTTGCGAGGAATTACCGGAGAGTAGAGCAGATCAAAAATTAGTACGTGAAATCAGCAACGAATTTCCACATCTATTCAAGATGTGA